A region from the Peromyscus maniculatus bairdii isolate BWxNUB_F1_BW_parent chromosome 5, HU_Pman_BW_mat_3.1, whole genome shotgun sequence genome encodes:
- the Elovl2 gene encoding very long chain fatty acid elongase 2 isoform X1 produces the protein MKPLYQAQCIFKLSSWEHLKAFDNEVNAFLDNMFGPRDSRVRGWFLLDSYLPTFVLTITYLLSIWLGNKYMKNRPALSLRGILTLYNLGITLLSAYMLVELILSSWEGGYNLQCQNLDSAGEGDIRVAKVLWWYYFSKLVEFLDTIFFVLRKKTSQITFLHVYHHASMFNIWWCVLNWIPCGQSFFGPTLNSFIHILMYSYYGLSVFPSMHKYLWWKKYLTQAQLVQFVLTITHTLSAVVKPCGFPFGCLIFQSSYMMTLVILFLNFYVQTYRKKPAKKEMPELPAGKEVKNGLPKAHLAAANGVTNKKVQ, from the exons atgAAGCCACTATACCAGGcacaatgtatttttaagttaTCCAGCTGG GAGCATCTGAAGGCCTTTGATAATGAAGTTAATGCTTTCTTGGACAACATGTTTGGACCACGAG ACTCTCGAGTGCGAGGGTGGTTCCTGTTGGACTCTTACCTGCCTACCTTCGTTCTCACCATCACATACCTGCTCTCGATATGGCTGGGTAACAAATACATGAAGAACAGGCCGGCTCTTTCTCTCAGGGGAATCCTCACCTTGTATAACCTGGGAATCACACTTCTTTCTGCGTATATGCTGGTGGAG CTCATCCTCTCCAGCTGGGAAGGAGGCTACAACCTGCAGTGTCAGAATCTGGACAGTGCGGGAGAAGGAGATATCCGG GTAGCCAAGGTCTTGTGGTGGTACTACTTCTCCAAACTAGTGGAGTTCCTGGACACGATTTTCTTTGTTCTTCGAAAGAAGACCAGTCAGATCACCTTCCTTCATGTCTACCACCATGCCTCGATGTTTAACATCTGGTGGTGTGTTCTGAACTGGATACCTTGTGGTCAAA GCTTCTTTGGACCAAccctgaacagttttattcatattCTCATGTACTCCTACTACGGACTCTCTGTGTTCCCGTCCATGCACAAGTACCTTTGGTGGAAGAAATACCTCACCCAGGCTCAGCTG GTGCAGTTTGTGCTGACCATCACGCACACCCTCAGTGCCGTGGTGAAGCCCTGTGGCTTCCCCTTCGGCTGTCTCATCTTCCAGTCTTCCTATATGATGACCCTGGTTATCCTGTTCCTAAACTTCTATGTCCAG ACATACCGAAAAAAGCCAGCGAAGAAAGAGATGCCAGAGCTGCCCGCAGGGAAAGAGGTGAAGAATGGTTTGCCCAAGGCCCACTTGGCCGCAGCTAACGGCGTAACAAACAAGAAGGTGCAATGA
- the Elovl2 gene encoding very long chain fatty acid elongase 2 isoform X2, with protein MEHLKAFDNEVNAFLDNMFGPRDSRVRGWFLLDSYLPTFVLTITYLLSIWLGNKYMKNRPALSLRGILTLYNLGITLLSAYMLVELILSSWEGGYNLQCQNLDSAGEGDIRVAKVLWWYYFSKLVEFLDTIFFVLRKKTSQITFLHVYHHASMFNIWWCVLNWIPCGQSFFGPTLNSFIHILMYSYYGLSVFPSMHKYLWWKKYLTQAQLVQFVLTITHTLSAVVKPCGFPFGCLIFQSSYMMTLVILFLNFYVQTYRKKPAKKEMPELPAGKEVKNGLPKAHLAAANGVTNKKVQ; from the exons atg GAGCATCTGAAGGCCTTTGATAATGAAGTTAATGCTTTCTTGGACAACATGTTTGGACCACGAG ACTCTCGAGTGCGAGGGTGGTTCCTGTTGGACTCTTACCTGCCTACCTTCGTTCTCACCATCACATACCTGCTCTCGATATGGCTGGGTAACAAATACATGAAGAACAGGCCGGCTCTTTCTCTCAGGGGAATCCTCACCTTGTATAACCTGGGAATCACACTTCTTTCTGCGTATATGCTGGTGGAG CTCATCCTCTCCAGCTGGGAAGGAGGCTACAACCTGCAGTGTCAGAATCTGGACAGTGCGGGAGAAGGAGATATCCGG GTAGCCAAGGTCTTGTGGTGGTACTACTTCTCCAAACTAGTGGAGTTCCTGGACACGATTTTCTTTGTTCTTCGAAAGAAGACCAGTCAGATCACCTTCCTTCATGTCTACCACCATGCCTCGATGTTTAACATCTGGTGGTGTGTTCTGAACTGGATACCTTGTGGTCAAA GCTTCTTTGGACCAAccctgaacagttttattcatattCTCATGTACTCCTACTACGGACTCTCTGTGTTCCCGTCCATGCACAAGTACCTTTGGTGGAAGAAATACCTCACCCAGGCTCAGCTG GTGCAGTTTGTGCTGACCATCACGCACACCCTCAGTGCCGTGGTGAAGCCCTGTGGCTTCCCCTTCGGCTGTCTCATCTTCCAGTCTTCCTATATGATGACCCTGGTTATCCTGTTCCTAAACTTCTATGTCCAG ACATACCGAAAAAAGCCAGCGAAGAAAGAGATGCCAGAGCTGCCCGCAGGGAAAGAGGTGAAGAATGGTTTGCCCAAGGCCCACTTGGCCGCAGCTAACGGCGTAACAAACAAGAAGGTGCAATGA
- the Elovl2 gene encoding very long chain fatty acid elongase 2 isoform X3 — protein MFGPRDSRVRGWFLLDSYLPTFVLTITYLLSIWLGNKYMKNRPALSLRGILTLYNLGITLLSAYMLVELILSSWEGGYNLQCQNLDSAGEGDIRVAKVLWWYYFSKLVEFLDTIFFVLRKKTSQITFLHVYHHASMFNIWWCVLNWIPCGQSFFGPTLNSFIHILMYSYYGLSVFPSMHKYLWWKKYLTQAQLVQFVLTITHTLSAVVKPCGFPFGCLIFQSSYMMTLVILFLNFYVQTYRKKPAKKEMPELPAGKEVKNGLPKAHLAAANGVTNKKVQ, from the exons ATGTTTGGACCACGAG ACTCTCGAGTGCGAGGGTGGTTCCTGTTGGACTCTTACCTGCCTACCTTCGTTCTCACCATCACATACCTGCTCTCGATATGGCTGGGTAACAAATACATGAAGAACAGGCCGGCTCTTTCTCTCAGGGGAATCCTCACCTTGTATAACCTGGGAATCACACTTCTTTCTGCGTATATGCTGGTGGAG CTCATCCTCTCCAGCTGGGAAGGAGGCTACAACCTGCAGTGTCAGAATCTGGACAGTGCGGGAGAAGGAGATATCCGG GTAGCCAAGGTCTTGTGGTGGTACTACTTCTCCAAACTAGTGGAGTTCCTGGACACGATTTTCTTTGTTCTTCGAAAGAAGACCAGTCAGATCACCTTCCTTCATGTCTACCACCATGCCTCGATGTTTAACATCTGGTGGTGTGTTCTGAACTGGATACCTTGTGGTCAAA GCTTCTTTGGACCAAccctgaacagttttattcatattCTCATGTACTCCTACTACGGACTCTCTGTGTTCCCGTCCATGCACAAGTACCTTTGGTGGAAGAAATACCTCACCCAGGCTCAGCTG GTGCAGTTTGTGCTGACCATCACGCACACCCTCAGTGCCGTGGTGAAGCCCTGTGGCTTCCCCTTCGGCTGTCTCATCTTCCAGTCTTCCTATATGATGACCCTGGTTATCCTGTTCCTAAACTTCTATGTCCAG ACATACCGAAAAAAGCCAGCGAAGAAAGAGATGCCAGAGCTGCCCGCAGGGAAAGAGGTGAAGAATGGTTTGCCCAAGGCCCACTTGGCCGCAGCTAACGGCGTAACAAACAAGAAGGTGCAATGA